The DNA window GTCACGCAATTGAAAAAGCATTTGGAGAAGAAATCATTGTAAAAAACGGCTCCTTTCACATAGAAGAACATGAAAAAACCGCCCTGGTAGGACCAAACGGGGCGGGCAAGACGACTTTGCTCAAAATGATCGTCGGCGAACTTGCCCCGGATAATGGAACTGTTACGCTGTCCAAGGACAAAACCCTTGGTTATCTGGCCCAGCATCAGGAAATGAACAGTACCCATACCATCTACGAAGAGGTCCGGACTGCCAAGGCGGAAATCTTTGAAATCGAACGGCGCATCCGGGAGATCGAACGTGAGATGCCACACCTCCAGGGGGAACGGCTTCAGGAACAGATGGAAACCTATCACCGCCTGACCACTCTTTTTGAAGCAGAAAACGGTTATGCCTGTGAAAGTGAGATCACAGGCGTTTTGAAAGGTCTTGGTTTCCAGGAATCAGAGTTTACAAAAACCGTAGATACCCTTTCCGGCGGCCAGAAAACCCGTGTCTCACTGGGAAAACTCCTTTTAAAAAAGCCGGACGTCCTGCTTTTGGACGAGCCTACCAACCACTTAGACCTGAATTCTATTACCTGGCTGGAAACCTATCTCTTAAATTATCCGGGAGCCGTCCTGATCGTCTCCCACGACCGGTATTTCCTGAACCGGGTGGTCACGAAAGTGGTAGAGATCGAACACGGAGAACTGAATACTTATCTTGGCAATTACACCGATTATTCCAATAAGAAAAAACAGATCCAGGAAGCGAAATTAAAAGAATACCTGAATCAGCAGCAGGAAATCCGCCATCAGGAAGCTGTCATTGAAAAACTCCGCTCTTTTAACCGGGAGAAATCCATCAAGCGGGCAGAGAGCCGGGAGAAAATGTTGGAAAAGATCAAGTTGGTGGAGAAACCAGTCACGCAGGAAACGGAGATCCACTTAAAGCTGGAACCCTCCTGTCAGAGCGGAAACGATGTACTTTCTGTAGAGCGCTTAAGTAAATCTTTCCCCCCACAGACTTTATTTCACGATGTCAGCTTCCAGATCCGCCGCGGCGAACATGTGGCTGTGATCGGCGACAATGGCACGGGAAAGACTACACTTTTAAAGATTTTGAATCAGGTGATCTCCCCGGATTCGGGAAGTTTTTCTCTTGGGACCAATGTCCATATCGGCTATTATGACCAGGAGCATCATGTGCTGCACATGGAAAAGACGATCTTTGAAGAGATTTCCGATGACTATCCTTCCCTTACCAATACTCAGATCCGCAACATGCTGGCCGCGTTCCTCTTTACTGGAGACGATGTGTTTAAGCGGATCCAGGATTTAAGCGGCGGGGAACGGGGCCGGGTCTCTCTTGCCAAACTTATGCTTTCCGAGGCTAATTTCCTGATCCTGGACGAGCCTACCAACCACCTGGATATTACCTCCAAGGAAATCTTGGAGCGGGCCTTAAACGACTATACCGGAACGGTGCTCTATGTCTCCCATGACCGGTATTTTATCAACCAGACCGCCACGCGGATCTTGGAGCTGGTCAACCATCAGTTTGTCAACTATATTGGAAACTACGATTATTATCTGGAGAAAAAGGAAGAACTGACGGCCGCGTACACCACTGCTTCATCGGATTCATCCGCTTCCCAGGAAATGTCTGGTTCCAGTACAAAGCAGAGCTGGCAGGAGCAAAAAGAAGCGCAAGCCAGACAGCGCAAACGCGCCAATGACTTAAAACGTACAGAAGCACGGATCGAGGAATTGGAAGAACGAAGCGCCGCCATCGACCAGCTTATGACGGAGGAAGAAGTCTATACCAACTCTGTCAAATGCCAGGAGCTGGCCGGGGAAAAAGCTCAAATCGAAGCAGAACTGGCAGATCTCTATGAGCAGTGGGAAGACCTGGCGGAATAACTTCCTGAATGTAATGAAGAAAGGGACGAAAAGCCATAGATACGGCTTTTCGTCCCTTTCCTTTTTCATTTCTATTTTAATTCTTTTAAGATTTCTTTCAAAAATTCCCAGGTACGCTCTGTGGAAGCAATATCCAGCTTCTCGTTAAAGGAGTGGATATCCAGGATATTTGGGCCAAAGGATACGCAGTCCAGATCCGGGCGTTTGCCAAGGAACAGGCCGCACTCCAATCCTGCGTGAACTGCCGACACCACCGGCTCTTTTCCGAACATTCTCGTGTAAATATCCACCATGACTTTCCGAAGTTCAGAATCCGGATCAAACTGCCATGCGGGATACTGGCTGATGGTCCGGGTGGTTCCGCCTGCGGCTTTGCCGCACTGCTCCAATTGTTCCCGAAGCTGCTGTTTTCTGCTTTCTACAGAACTGCGGATCAGATGGACCGTCCGGACGGTATCCTCTGAGGTCTCTGCCACGCCGATATTTAAAGAAGTCTCTGCCAGGCCCTTCAGTTTCCTGCTGTATTCCTGAAGCCCATCTGGACAAAGCATCAAATACATGATCACATGTTCCGCGCTTTCTTTTGTCATAACCGCTTCCCTTGCAGTTCCCTCTGCTCCATAGGTTACTTCCAGAGTGGGTTCCTCTCCCATAAATTCCTGCAGCCAGATTTCCTTCATCTCGCCGATCATCTCCAAGATCCTGGCTTCCTTCTCCGGCTCCGCCAGAAATACCGCTTCCGATTCCGAAGCGATCACGTTATCTTTGGACCCTCCGTTGATGGAGATCAAGCTGATCGGAACCTCCTGCTGGATCCTGTACAGAAGTCTTCCCATCATTTTATGGGCGTTTCCGCGCTGTCTGTGGATCTCGTTTCCTGAATGGCCGCCCAGAAGTCCATGGACTTTAACTCGGATCTTGGTTCCGGTACGGTCCTCTCTTTCCACCGGGATTTTCGTCTCGAACACGATTCCTCCCGCGCATCCAGAAGTCAGGACGCCTTCTTCCTCGGAATCGATGTTTAAAAGCTTCTTTCCCTTCAAACCTGACAGATCTACGGCTTCCGCGCCGCCCATTCCGGTTTCTTCATCTACTGTGAATACGGCCTCGATCGGTGGGTGGGGAATGTCGCTGCTGTCCAGGACCGCCATGGCCATCGCGATCGCGATGCCATCGTCTCCGCCAAGCGTGGTCCCTTTGGCTTTCACATATCCGTCTTCCACATACAAGTCCAGTCCATCGGTTTTAAAATCATGGTCGGAATCCGGCGTCTTCTCGCAGACCATATCCAAATGTCCTTGAAGGATCACTGGCTCGCTGTCTTCATACCCTTTAGTCCCAGGCTTCTTGATGATCACATCATTCGCCTCATCCTGCTGTACTTCCAGTCCCCGTTCCTTCGCAAACGCCACACAGTAATCACTGATCCGCTTTGTATCAAAGGTCCCGTGAGGGATCTGACACAACTCTTCGAAAAAATGGAAGACTTTTTCTGGTTTTACCTGGTTTAATACTGCCATGTTTCCTTACCTCTTTTCTTTTGATTCCAGCATTTATCCCCTAAGTGCTGGTTTCATTTTCTATTCTCTATTATGAAACTGGAATCATAAAATTTCAACCGCTTCCATAGAATAAATCAAGAATCTTTCCGGCGGCGGCTTCTATGAAACGGCTCTTTTAC is part of the Lachnospiraceae bacterium KGMB03038 genome and encodes:
- a CDS encoding ABC-F family ATP-binding cassette domain-containing protein; this translates as MILACHAIEKAFGEEIIVKNGSFHIEEHEKTALVGPNGAGKTTLLKMIVGELAPDNGTVTLSKDKTLGYLAQHQEMNSTHTIYEEVRTAKAEIFEIERRIREIEREMPHLQGERLQEQMETYHRLTTLFEAENGYACESEITGVLKGLGFQESEFTKTVDTLSGGQKTRVSLGKLLLKKPDVLLLDEPTNHLDLNSITWLETYLLNYPGAVLIVSHDRYFLNRVVTKVVEIEHGELNTYLGNYTDYSNKKKQIQEAKLKEYLNQQQEIRHQEAVIEKLRSFNREKSIKRAESREKMLEKIKLVEKPVTQETEIHLKLEPSCQSGNDVLSVERLSKSFPPQTLFHDVSFQIRRGEHVAVIGDNGTGKTTLLKILNQVISPDSGSFSLGTNVHIGYYDQEHHVLHMEKTIFEEISDDYPSLTNTQIRNMLAAFLFTGDDVFKRIQDLSGGERGRVSLAKLMLSEANFLILDEPTNHLDITSKEILERALNDYTGTVLYVSHDRYFINQTATRILELVNHQFVNYIGNYDYYLEKKEELTAAYTTASSDSSASQEMSGSSTKQSWQEQKEAQARQRKRANDLKRTEARIEELEERSAAIDQLMTEEEVYTNSVKCQELAGEKAQIEAELADLYEQWEDLAE
- a CDS encoding aminoacyl-histidine dipeptidase; the encoded protein is MAVLNQVKPEKVFHFFEELCQIPHGTFDTKRISDYCVAFAKERGLEVQQDEANDVIIKKPGTKGYEDSEPVILQGHLDMVCEKTPDSDHDFKTDGLDLYVEDGYVKAKGTTLGGDDGIAIAMAMAVLDSSDIPHPPIEAVFTVDEETGMGGAEAVDLSGLKGKKLLNIDSEEEGVLTSGCAGGIVFETKIPVEREDRTGTKIRVKVHGLLGGHSGNEIHRQRGNAHKMMGRLLYRIQQEVPISLISINGGSKDNVIASESEAVFLAEPEKEARILEMIGEMKEIWLQEFMGEEPTLEVTYGAEGTAREAVMTKESAEHVIMYLMLCPDGLQEYSRKLKGLAETSLNIGVAETSEDTVRTVHLIRSSVESRKQQLREQLEQCGKAAGGTTRTISQYPAWQFDPDSELRKVMVDIYTRMFGKEPVVSAVHAGLECGLFLGKRPDLDCVSFGPNILDIHSFNEKLDIASTERTWEFLKEILKELK